Part of the Sporosarcina sp. FSL K6-2383 genome is shown below.
TCCGATAGGCATTCCTTCACGGAGACGGAATCCCGCGATTGATTTCTTCGCTTTTGTGATGACCGGTTTTTGACCAGCAATGATCGTTAGATCTTCAACTGCTGCATCAAGTGCTTTCGTGTTTTGAACAGCATCACCAACACCCATGTTGATGACGATTTTGTCGACTTTTGGTACTTGCATAACTGACGTATATTCAAACTTGCTCATAAGAGCAGGTGTGACTTCGCTTTTAAACTTGTCTTTTAGACGGCTCATCTGTTGGACCTCCTTTCATCCGTTACTTATTTATCCAGGTTTTCACCGGATTTTTTAGCAACACGAACTTTTTTGCCATTTTCAATCTTGTATCCTACGCGAGTTGGTTCGCCTGTCTTAGGATCGATCACCATGACGTTTGATACGTGAATCGCTGCCTCTAGGCTAATGATTCCACCTTGAGGATTTTCTTGGTTAGGTTTCGTATGTTTCTTAACAATATTGATACCTTCCACAAGTACGCGATCCTTTTTAGGATAAGCAACTAGGATCACACCTGTTTTACCTTTGTCTTTACCTGTGATCACCATAACTTTATCGCCTTTTTTAACATGCATTCTGTCGCACCTCCTTGATTGGCACTGTCATGTGAATTAAAGAACTTCTGGAGCTAGTGAAATGATTTTCATGAAGTTACTGTCGCGTAGTTCGCGAGCAACTGGTCCGAAAATACGTGTTCCACGTGGGCTCTTATCATCGCGGATGATAACACATGCGTTTTCATCAAACGTAATGTATGAACCATCTTTACGACGTACCCCGCTTTTCGTACGAACGATAACAGCTTTTACAACTTCACCTTTTTTAACAACGCCACCTGGTGTTGCTTTTTTAACCGTAACCACGACTACATCACCGATGTTTGCTACTTTACGGCCTGAACCGCCTAAAACTTTAATTGTAAGTACTTCACGAGCGCCTGAGTTATCAGCGACTTTCATGCGACTTTCCTGTTGAATCATTGAGGCTACCTCCTCCCGGATTTATATCTCCGAACGTTATTAGATGATGACCGCTTTTTCGACGATTTCAAGAACACGGAAACGTTTTGTTGCTGATAATGGACGAGTCTCCATAATACGAACAACATCACCGATTTTCGCTTCATTCAATTCATCATGGGCCTTGAATTTCTTAGAATACTTTACACGTTTACCGTATAAAGCGTGCTTCTTTTGTGTTTCGATCATTACAGTAACTGTTTTATCCATTTTGTCGGATACTACACGGCCTGTATACACTTTGCGCTGGTTACGCTCAGTCATGGCTGCAACCTCCTTCATCAGTTATTTGCACTGATTTCTCTTTGACGTATTACAGTTTTCATGCGCGCAATCGATTTACGTACTTCCCGGATGCGTGCAGTGTTTTCTAATTGACCTGTCGCTAACTGGAAGCGAAGGTTGAAAAGCTCTTCTTTCAGTGATTTCACTTTTTGCTCAATCTCTGCAGTTGTTAAGTCACGGATTTCATTAGCTTTCATTAGATTCACCACCAATTTCTTCACGTTTTACAAACTTACATTTAATAGGAAGCTTGTGAGATGCGAGGCGAAGTGCTTCACGTGCAACTTCTTCTGACACACCTGCGATTTCAAACATAACTCTGCCAGGTTTAACAACTGCTACCCAGCCTTCTACAGCACCTTTACCGGAACCCATCCGGACTTCAAGAGGCTTTTTCGTATATGATTTATGCGGGAAGATGTTGATCCATACTTTACCGCCACGTTTCATATAACGTGTCATTGAGATACGTGCAGCTTCAATTTGACGGTTTGTAATCCATGCAGATTCCATAGCTTGGATACCGAATTCACCGAACTGTACTGATGCTCCGCCTTTTGTTTTTCCGCGCATTTTACCACGGAATACACGACGGTATTTAGTGCGTTTAGGCATTAACATATTAGTTGCCTCCTTCCTCAGAGTTCTTCTTCTTCACTGGAAGGACTTCTCCACGGTAAATCCATACTTTAACGCCAAGCTTACCATAAGTTGTGTCTGCTTCTGCGTGTGCATAATCAATGTCTGCACGTAGTGTATGGAGAGGGACAGTACCTTCACTGTAATGTTCCGCACGAGCGATGTCTGCACCGCCAAGACGTCCAGATACTTGTGTTTTAATTCCTTTAGCGCCAGAGCGAATTGTACGTT
Proteins encoded:
- the rplN gene encoding 50S ribosomal protein L14, which encodes MIQQESRMKVADNSGAREVLTIKVLGGSGRKVANIGDVVVVTVKKATPGGVVKKGEVVKAVIVRTKSGVRRKDGSYITFDENACVIIRDDKSPRGTRIFGPVARELRDSNFMKIISLAPEVL
- the rplP gene encoding 50S ribosomal protein L16, whose protein sequence is MLMPKRTKYRRVFRGKMRGKTKGGASVQFGEFGIQAMESAWITNRQIEAARISMTRYMKRGGKVWINIFPHKSYTKKPLEVRMGSGKGAVEGWVAVVKPGRVMFEIAGVSEEVAREALRLASHKLPIKCKFVKREEIGGESNES
- the rpsQ gene encoding 30S ribosomal protein S17 translates to MTERNQRKVYTGRVVSDKMDKTVTVMIETQKKHALYGKRVKYSKKFKAHDELNEAKIGDVVRIMETRPLSATKRFRVLEIVEKAVII
- the rpmC gene encoding 50S ribosomal protein L29; translated protein: MKANEIRDLTTAEIEQKVKSLKEELFNLRFQLATGQLENTARIREVRKSIARMKTVIRQREISANN
- the rplX gene encoding 50S ribosomal protein L24 gives rise to the protein MHVKKGDKVMVITGKDKGKTGVILVAYPKKDRVLVEGINIVKKHTKPNQENPQGGIISLEAAIHVSNVMVIDPKTGEPTRVGYKIENGKKVRVAKKSGENLDK